The nucleotide sequence AGCGCAGTGATTCCTCACGGAACGCCCAGGTCAGGACTCGCGGCCGGTGTAGTTGGGGGCCTCGACGGTCATCTTCACGTCGTGCGGGTGGGACTCCTTGAGCCCGGCCGCCGTGATGCGCACGAACTGGCCGTTGGCCTTCAGCTCGGGGATGGTGCGCGCCCCCACGTAGAACATCGACTGGTGCAGCCCGCCGACCAGCTGGTAGACGACGTCGGCCAGCGCCCCGGAGAAGGGCACCTGCCCCTCGATGCCCTCGGGGATGATCTTGTCATCCCCGGAGACGTCGGCCTGGAAGTAGCGGTCCTTGGAGTAGGACTTGCGGCCGCGCGAGCTCATCGCCCCGAGCGACCCCATGCCCCGGTAGCGCTTCCACTGCTTGCCGTTGACAAATACGAGGTCCCCCGGGGACTCGGCACAGCCGGCCAGCAGGGAGCCCAGCATGACGGTGTCAGCCCCGGCCACCAGCGCCTTGGCGATATCGCCGGAGTACTGCAGGCCGCCGTCGGCGATCAGCGGCACGCCTGCGGGAGTGCAGGCGCGGGCAGCCTCGTACACGGCAGTCACCTGGGGCACGCCGACGCCGGCCACCACCCGGGTGGTGCAGATCGAGCCCGGCCCAACCCCCACCTTGACGGCGTCAACACCGGCGTCGATGAGCGCCTGCGCGCCCTCACGGGTGGCCACATTGCCGCCGATCACCTCGATGCCGGAGAAGGCCGGGTCGTGCTTGATCCGGGAGATCATCTCCAGGGCCAGCTTGGCACCACCGTTGGCGGTGTCCACCACGATCACGTCCACGCCGGCCTCGGCCAGGGCGCCGGCACGCTCCCAGGTGTCGCCCCAGTAGCCGACGGCGGCGCCGACCACCAGGCGGCCCGCCTCGTCCTTGGTGGCGTTGGGGTACTGCTCGGTCTTGACGAAGTCCTTAACGGTGATCAGCCCGGACAGGCGGCCGTCGGCGTCGATGATCGGCAGCTTCTCGATGCGGTGCTCGGCCAGCAGCGCCTTGGCGTCCTCGCGGGAGATGCCGGCCGGGCCGGTGATCAGCCGTTCGCGCGGGGTCATGCACTCGCGCACCGTCAGGGTGTCCCAGCGCTCGGTAGGCACGAAGCGCAGGTCACGGTTAGTGATGA is from Actinomyces sp. 432 and encodes:
- the guaB gene encoding IMP dehydrogenase; protein product: MSDPITSPDIFAPTGLTYDDVLLLPRLTDVIPSEVDTTSRLTRKISLATPLLSAAMDTVTESDMAIAMARQGGIGILHRNLSIEEQAQHVRRVKRSESGMVSDPVTVGPDATISQLDELCGQYKVSGLPVVDDAGNLLGIITNRDLRFVPTERWDTLTVRECMTPRERLITGPAGISREDAKALLAEHRIEKLPIIDADGRLSGLITVKDFVKTEQYPNATKDEAGRLVVGAAVGYWGDTWERAGALAEAGVDVIVVDTANGGAKLALEMISRIKHDPAFSGIEVIGGNVATREGAQALIDAGVDAVKVGVGPGSICTTRVVAGVGVPQVTAVYEAARACTPAGVPLIADGGLQYSGDIAKALVAGADTVMLGSLLAGCAESPGDLVFVNGKQWKRYRGMGSLGAMSSRGRKSYSKDRYFQADVSGDDKIIPEGIEGQVPFSGALADVVYQLVGGLHQSMFYVGARTIPELKANGQFVRITAAGLKESHPHDVKMTVEAPNYTGRES